Genomic window (Vampirovibrionales bacterium):
AGGACGTCTCCAAGGCCATCAGCGACGGATTTAATCAGGAAAGCATCATCAGCGGCATTAAGTCCGTGTTGCAGGGTCAATCGCCGCCCAGCGAGAAGCCCAACCCGCTGAGCGACAACAAAGGCGCCGCCGATGGCGTTCTGGACAAGTATCAGAGCCTGACCTACACCAAAGGCGAGATTCAGGACGTGGAAAAGAGCGTCCAGAATATGAAATCGGACATCGAGGACATCAACGAGGAAATCCGCAGCGAGAATCGTCTGAAACCGCCCGATATCGGCCAGGACGGGCAGCAGGAAACCCGAGGCGTCCAGCTCTCGGTGCAATCGCGCGGCATCAAGGTCAGTTTTGACAGCTCGCTGCTCTTTGAGCCCGGCAGCGCAACTCTCCGCCCGCGCGCGCTCAAGGCGCTGTCGATGATCGCCCAGCGCCTGAAAGCTTTTTCAGGCTCGAACCTGATTCAGGTGGAAGGCCACACGGACAATCAGCCCATTGCGACCGCCGTCTTTCCTTCCAACTGGGAGTTGTCGACGGCTCGGGCGAGCGCCGTCGTGCGGTTTTTCGCCTATCGTCAGGGCTATGACCCCGCGTACCTGTCGGCCACCGGGTTTGCCGACGCCCGGCCCGTCGCCGACAATAAAACCCCGGCGGGACGCGCCAAAAACAGGCGCATCGATATCATCGTCTACAGTAAGATGGTTGCGAACCAGACGGACCCCAAACAGCAGGGCCGCTGGGAAAAACGACTGGCGCCCGCCGCCGCGTCCGCGACCCCGACGCTGGCCCCGCTGGCGCAGAAGCGCGAAGACGCCGTACAGACCGGCCCGGTGAAGGTCATTTTCGTCGATACCCATGCCAGCGGCGGTCCCAAAGAAACCATTATCACGCCCAAGGCCGCTGCGCCGAAGGAGACGGCCCCGCCGTCGTCGCTGCATATTCAGCCGACGCTGGAAAAAGGCGCGCGCATTACGCCGGTTCGCGTCGCGGCGCCCATTGAGCCCGTCGAAAAACCCCCGCCGTCGCATTAATCGCGCGACTAGGGCGCAGGAAGCGCTTCCGTGCGGGCCGCTTCGCGGTTGTCTGAGGATTCTGACGGGGTGGAAACAGGCGCGTCCAAGACCGGCGTTACGTCTGAAGTCGTTGTAACGGCCGCTGTTCTGGAGCGCTGCGCCTGAAAATGAGCGCTCAGCTTCATAAACGGATTCTTCGACGCGCCTTCCTGCGAGACGCGGGCAATCTGGCCAGCGCTCAGGACGCCCACCGGCGCCAGCGAAGGCGTGGTTTTCAGCGTCAGGCCCTGAGCCTCCATGCGCTCAACTTCGGCGAGAATCTTCTCGCGCAGGCGCTTACGCAGGGCCGGGTCGCGCAAGGCGCCCTCAAACTCGCCGAGTCGCTCCTTCACGAAGATTTCTGCGATCACGCCGTTGGGCAGCCGCTCCAGGTGATACGCGCGCAGCGGACTGCCTTGCGCGTCCTCCCACTGGAAGGTCGGATTGAATGAAAACTGCTCGAACAGCCGCACCGTGCCTTTCGGGTCAATCTGAAGGAAACGGCTCAGCGCCCCGCCGGGCAACGCTCCGCGCAGGGCCTGCACGATCTTTTCCACGCGCGGACGCGGGCGCTGCGTCACGCCCTGTCGGCGGAACTGCCGGTGCGGAATCAGCGCGCCGTCGCGCGTAAGCATCACATTGGGCTTGGCAGCGTCTTCCGGGGCGGGCAGCTTGTCGAAATCCAGCTTGAGCGCCTCAATTAAGAGCGGCGGGCGCATCACGGGCGCGTATTCGAGTCGATACAGCCGCACGTGCGCTAACGGCAAGGGCTCGCTGTCCTGCTTTGCGCGCTTGGAGGCCTTGCCCCGGCGCTTCTTGCCGCTGTTCTGGCGTCCGTTGCGCTCGTCGTCGCTCGCCACCCGCTTGCGCGATTGGCGTCGATACGCCGCAAGAGCCGTCAGCCGCTGCGGAAAAATCCAGCGCCGCGCGGGCGATTGCGTCGGGACGAATTCAAACGCCAGGCCCCCCGGCAGGGTTTTGTCCTGAACAAAGCGTTCAACTTGCGCGCGCGTCGATTGCGACGAGAAAAACAACTTGTCGGACGCCGCCGCGTTTACCGAAGGCGCGCGCGTCGCCGGCTGAATCGCCGGGCTGATGGCTTCAACGCCTGTCGCCCCCGAGGGTTGAACGCCCGCCAGCTTTTGAAGCGGCGTCAGCGAGGCGCGCGTCGCCTTTGACGACGCTACAGCGGGCGGCGCTCCCGTATCCAGCCGCGGCGGCGGCGATGACTCTATCCTGAAATCCAAAGAAAGCGACCCCATGACGTGGCAAAGGCCGGGATGAGCTTCGCGCGAGCGCCTGTGACGCTCTCAAATTATAGTTATACCATACAACCTCGCTTTGGGGCGGACGGCTGCGCCTGTCGACGACCCGTTCGCGCGTATGGCGATCGCAAACGTTCGCGCGTCCGGACGGCTTTTATCGAAGCCCCTAGCTGTCCCAGAATGTTGCGGGCGGATCGTTCATTTCAAAGGCGGGGCGGGGCGCAGGCGGCGGGGTCAGGGGATAGCGTCGCTCCTGAGACGCCGCCTGCGGCGTGAATCCGGGCGAAGAGGCGCCCAGATTGCGGTAGCCTTTGTTGTTGCGCACCAGCGTTTCCAGCGTGCCGCCCTCGCGTTCGGCGCTCAAGCGGTTGAGGCGGTCAACCAGCGGGCTGACGCCGGGCGCGATCTGGCGCAAGGCCGCATGGCGCTGTTTTAATTCGCTCCAGGTCATGGCTTCTTGGGTCCACCCGGCGATTTCTTCTTCAATGGAATTGTGCGGGTCGCAGTGCAGCGACTCATGGGCGATTAAGGCCGCCAGCGCTTCCGGCGGCGCGCTCTGGTGCTTGACGTTGATGAAAATCATCCATTGCCCGGACGGGCTGATCCAGCTCAAGGCGTCGAAATCCTTGACCTGCTTGCTGATCTCGCGTAAATCCTTAAAAATAACCCGCCCATGGCGATTGACAATCGCGCTGAGGGCCGGTTCTGCGCCGGTGCCGCGCAGGCGGGACAAGGCGGTGAGAATCGCCGCATCGCGAGACACCTGCGCCAGGGGGAGATTCACGGCGGAAGACGGCTCTGCGGCAGCGGAGGATGAAAGCGGCGCCCGGCCTTCTGCTTCTGGTCCGAGCCCGAGCGTCAGCGCCAGCGCGAGCGTCAGCGCGATTCCTGTAAATCCGCGTTTGAGATCGCGCTTCAGCTCGTGTTCCCGGATCATCAAGGCGTCTCCTGTCTGCTTCATGAACGGCGTATCGGCGCGCGCGCGCCATTCATTGAAGAGTGTAGGCGAGAGTCCTTCAAATGCAGGATAAGCCCGCCCTTTATGGCGGGAAAAATTCCGGGATTAAATCGCCGGATTCAATCTAATTCAGTACGAGGTGATTTCGCCTACCTGGCGAATCGTGCGCGTTTCGCCCAAATCGAAGGCATAATACTCGCCCGGCGTAATATCACCGCTGAGCGAATAGCCGCGCTGCTGCCAGAATCCTTCATAGGGCGCCGGGCCTTCCTCGGGCGACTCTTCTGACACGGGCCCCAGAAACTCCAGTTGCGTGAGCTGGCCCAGCCCCTTGTAATGAAAACGATCAAACACCGCCAGCCATAACGGCCCGCCATGCAGCGGCGGCAGATCCTGATCGTCCACGCCAATGCATAACAAGGCGTTGGCCGTCAGCGCATCGCGTAAAGGCAGCGATTCGCGCCGTCCCTGGGCATCGGTCTGGCGGATAGCGGTGACTTGCGGATCGGGAGCGACGCTGGCAACCACGTCTCGCAGCGGGATTCCACGCCAGTTGGCTCGAACGGTCCAGCCCTGAGCCGAGACCAGACGGCGCGATTGTCGTACCACCGCAAACGAGGTCTTGAGCGATTCCAGCGTGAAGGCTTGCGGCCGCGCCACAAGGCCGTTCACGGTGAGCGTCCAGCCCTCGGCAGACGCAGGAACAATGTCGCCTGCGTACGAAGCGGGCCAGAAGAGCCGCTGAGCGCCCCCTGCGCTCGTTGACTGCTCGCGGGAGCTCAGCTCTTGCTGATATCGGGCGTACAAACTGTGAAACATGCGCGCGCCTCCGCATCGTCAGGGCGAAAGCGCTATTGTAATACAAACCGCTTAGGGGCGTCGTTCAGAGCTGATTTGCTCGGGGGCCGTCGCAAGCGGGCCATCGGCGCCGATTTCAATCACCGGGCCGAAGTCTGGCGGGGCGGGCCCCAGGTCGCTGAACAGCCCGCCGGGCGCCACGACGCTGGCAATCGGGGTCAGTTTATCCGTCATCAGGAATCCCAGTTCCGGCGCGGGGGCGCTGGCGAGGCGGATCGAGCCGAGCGTATTGCCGTTGAACAGTACGTTGCCCGTCGCGCTCGGCGTTGAGACGGGCTGACCTGCGCTCGCCAGGCCCTCCCAGTAATAGCCCCCGGCGGACGATCCGCCTGAAGAGGGCAATAATACGTCCAGACTTCCCGCAGATCCATCCAGGCGGATGGCATAGCCGTTTTGCGAGCCGTTGGCGCGTGCGGTGAGAACGCCGGAGACGGCGACATCGAGGGGATCTCCTGCGGCGCCAATAATGCCGCCTGCGTTGAGGCTGGCGCTGCTGGCCGTGATATTGGCGCCGGCGCCGTTGCCGTCCAGGATGCTGCCCGACGCGCTGACCGTCACGGCATCGCCGGTGAGGTTGCCGTTGAGCGTGACGTCGCCGCTTCGCGCCATCAGCGTGATGTCGTGCGCGCCGGAAGCGATGTCGCCTGCGGTAATGGCCCCGCCCGCAGCCCGAACGTCAAAATTATAGCCGCCGAGCGCCCAGTTATTGCCGATCGTGACCAGGCCGGTTCCGCTAGAAGCGTCTCCCAGCGTAACGCTTGCAGGGCTGGCGACGCTGGTGTCAATCATGTTGAGCAGGGCATTGCTTAATTGGACGGTTCCGGCGCCGCCGTTGATTCCGATCGAGGCGCCGGGCGTATACGGGGCAATGTGAACGGCCCCGCCATGATTGCGGATGGCCAGACTCGACGCGTTGAAACTGTCCGAAACGATGCTGATAGTGCCGGTCATGGCGTTGCCGCCAACGATATTGACGCCGTTTGACGTGACAAAGCCTACAGACGCGTTGGCGCCTTTGACGGCGGTCAGCGTGATATTGGCCGCGCCGTCGCTGGTGATGGCGCCGTCATCGAATATCAGCAGCCCGTGGTGATCATTGCCGGAACCGGAGCCGCCGCGTCCCGTGACTGAAATATTGCCCGCATGTCCGGTAATGCGCGCATTGCTAAACTCTATGAGCGTGCCGTAATTATTGCTGACTCCCGAGCCGCCTTCGCCCAGAACGCTGATGGCGCCGGTCCCCGTACTCACGATGCCGCTATCGGTATAGACCACAACGCCGTCATTAAAGCTTCCCCAGCCCGCCCCGCCGACGCCGTGGACGGTAATGGCGCCGTTGACGCCGGTGATACGGGCGTTTGTTTGATATAAAAATACCCCGATATTCAGGTTCCGTCCTGCGCCGCCTGTGCCGGTGACCTCAATGGGCGCGGAACTGAGGCTTTCGATTCGCGCCCCATTCGAGATGTACACGCCGTGACTCTCGTCCCACGAGCCGTTTCCGCCCTGGCCTTGGACGGTAATGGCGCCGGAATCGCTCTGAATTAAGCTGCCCGGGTCTTCCATCATCACCCCGTGGTTATAATATTGCCCCGCGCCGCCTTGGCCCGTGAGGGTGATATGCCCTGACGTCGTGCGTATCTCGCTGCCCCCGCCGACATAAACGCCGAGAATAGTACTGTGCCAAGGGGTTAACGCCCTCCCCTCTCCCCGGATGCTGATATGGCCAGCGCCCGCATTCAGGATGGAGAAATGGAAAAGCCCGACCCCGTCGTCATTGCTTGCCGTTCCTCTGGCGGCTTGGGTCGTCGGGTCCGCGCCGCCGCCGATGGTAATATTACCGCCATTGGTGTTGATATTGGCGTAATTCAGCCGAACAGCGCCGCCGGCGCCCGCGTCTGCGCCTTGATCGGTATCAGAGTTGAGGACCAGATTTAATTTGCCGCTGCTGGACGTAATGCTAATGCCATGGCCCGCCGCGCCGTCCATCAGGATCGAGTTATGCGCTTTGAGCGTCAACGTCGCATCGCCGCCGGAAGTTTTGGCGATGCTGGTATCCTGCATCACCGTGAGGTTGCCCGCCGCGCCGCCCGCAGCCGCAGTCTGAACGGTCACGCTGGTGCCCGTATTCAGCGTCGCCTGAATATTATTGGCATAGACGTTCGAGGCGTCATCGGCTCCGGCCCCGGCATGGATGGTCATATCAGTCGGATCCATCAGCCATTCGCCTGCGGCGCCGTTTGTCGCAGACGCATTGACGCGCGCTGTCTGGCCAATGCGCAGCGTCTGGGTCCCGGATGTCTCAATAAAGCCGCCGTTGCCGGAAATCTCGCCGCCCTTGGCCTCGGCCAGACCGTCAAACTGGGTGTGCGCGTCGGCCAGCAGCGTAATCGCGCCGCCATTGCCGGAACCCGCGCCGTTGGCTGTGAGTTCGCCGGATTCTCCCACGACAATCGAGGCGTCCGCGCCTTCCGCGCGTAGCTGAATCGTCCC
Coding sequences:
- a CDS encoding OmpA family protein, translated to MGRKHKHPEHENLERWLVSYADFITLLFATFTALFAIASADLAKMKDVSKAISDGFNQESIISGIKSVLQGQSPPSEKPNPLSDNKGAADGVLDKYQSLTYTKGEIQDVEKSVQNMKSDIEDINEEIRSENRLKPPDIGQDGQQETRGVQLSVQSRGIKVSFDSSLLFEPGSATLRPRALKALSMIAQRLKAFSGSNLIQVEGHTDNQPIATAVFPSNWELSTARASAVVRFFAYRQGYDPAYLSATGFADARPVADNKTPAGRAKNRRIDIIVYSKMVANQTDPKQQGRWEKRLAPAAASATPTLAPLAQKREDAVQTGPVKVIFVDTHASGGPKETIITPKAAAPKETAPPSSLHIQPTLEKGARITPVRVAAPIEPVEKPPPSH
- a CDS encoding molybdopterin-dependent oxidoreductase; this translates as MFHSLYARYQQELSSREQSTSAGGAQRLFWPASYAGDIVPASAEGWTLTVNGLVARPQAFTLESLKTSFAVVRQSRRLVSAQGWTVRANWRGIPLRDVVASVAPDPQVTAIRQTDAQGRRESLPLRDALTANALLCIGVDDQDLPPLHGGPLWLAVFDRFHYKGLGQLTQLEFLGPVSEESPEEGPAPYEGFWQQRGYSLSGDITPGEYYAFDLGETRTIRQVGEITSY
- a CDS encoding filamentous hemagglutinin N-terminal domain-containing protein, producing the protein MTESRHVQRTRAAVRYAASLLTALTLAAPAAALPSGWQVESGDVSFDVVNGNTLNVTSHQAHAIINWQQFNIAQGETVNFLLSNNLASILNRISGGASVINGALSSNGTVILSNPAGLTFGNTANVNVGNLIATTLHLSSADYLAQNWTFSRPDGVGAGLIDNRGDITTQPGGFVVLAGGAIKNSGNIYAPEGRIALAAGDVVRMQVSPTQSVEVTIDESVKAQIDGLQSAIDNSGTLSAQEIRLKAKLIEALYARTINHTGVMTASTAKIGESGTIQLRAEGADASIVVGESGELTANGAGSGNGGAITLLADAHTQFDGLAEAKGGEISGNGGFIETSGTQTLRIGQTARVNASATNGAAGEWLMDPTDMTIHAGAGADDASNVYANNIQATLNTGTSVTVQTAAAGGAAGNLTVMQDTSIAKTSGGDATLTLKAHNSILMDGAAGHGISITSSSGKLNLVLNSDTDQGADAGAGGAVRLNYANINTNGGNITIGGGADPTTQAARGTASNDDGVGLFHFSILNAGAGHISIRGEGRALTPWHSTILGVYVGGGSEIRTTSGHITLTGQGGAGQYYNHGVMMEDPGSLIQSDSGAITVQGQGGNGSWDESHGVYISNGARIESLSSAPIEVTGTGGAGRNLNIGVFLYQTNARITGVNGAITVHGVGGAGWGSFNDGVVVYTDSGIVSTGTGAISVLGEGGSGVSNNYGTLIEFSNARITGHAGNISVTGRGGSGSGNDHHGLLIFDDGAITSDGAANITLTAVKGANASVGFVTSNGVNIVGGNAMTGTISIVSDSFNASSLAIRNHGGAVHIAPYTPGASIGINGGAGTVQLSNALLNMIDTSVASPASVTLGDASSGTGLVTIGNNWALGGYNFDVRAAGGAITAGDIASGAHDITLMARSGDVTLNGNLTGDAVTVSASGSILDGNGAGANITASSASLNAGGIIGAAGDPLDVAVSGVLTARANGSQNGYAIRLDGSAGSLDVLLPSSGGSSAGGYYWEGLASAGQPVSTPSATGNVLFNGNTLGSIRLASAPAPELGFLMTDKLTPIASVVAPGGLFSDLGPAPPDFGPVIEIGADGPLATAPEQISSERRP